The Erythrobacter litoralis HTCC2594 nucleotide sequence GCGCGCCCCAGTTCCGGTTCGGTGATGCGGACAAGCGGCCCGTTGCGGCTGTTGTCGATAGCATCGATCGATTCGGCCGCAGCCGCGAGGATATCGCCGTCGCGCATGTCCTCGCGCACTTCGGCCCAGCGCGCGCCCGGCCCCGCCAGCACTTCGGCCAGCGCGATCCAGTCGCGCCCTTCGATACATTCGGGCATGCGCGGCACCAATGCCCCGCTGGCCAGCTTCGCCATGATGGCGGCGCTGTCGCATTCGGACCACCAGCGTTTGCACAGCAGGTTGGAGGTGCCGCCCGGCAACGGCAGGATCGATCCATCCCAGCCCCGCAATTGTCCGACAATCGAGTTCATCGTCCCGTCGCCGCCGTGGACGGCCACCAGGTCGAAGCCCTCGGCAGTTACGTAGTCCCGCAGGTCCAGGGTTGCTTCACTGCAGTCGAGGACCTGGCTCGAAGCGATCCCGGCCGCTGCAAAGCCGTCGAGAAGATCGCGTTCCACGCCCTCCGAATGGCTGCCGCTCCGGCGATTGATAACCAGCAAAGCGTTTGAAAATCCGGTCATTACCGGCGTTTACTCTCGCGGCGGGGCGGTGTCGCCACCTTAATTCGTCACTTGCGGCGCGAGAGGATCATCCACGCCGCGATCCCGTTGCAGGCGGAATAGAAGCCATAGGCCCAACCGGACATCGGAAATCCCATCCGGGCAAGCGACAGCGCGGCGGCGAGGATGAGGAATTCCAGCGCCATCGCGATTCGCCTGCCACCTTTGGTCGCAAGCCACGGCACGTCCTGCAGCACCGGGTGGCCGCTCCGCATGACGGCGCTGTGCATCGCGAAATTGGCGATCCCGAGCATGAAGACGATGACGATCAACATGCCTGTAGTCTGCCGGAATTGTTCGTCGATTGCCAATGGCCTTTGGTCCGGGATTTCGCGCTTTTGGTCCCGGGCCCAGCCCGTTTGTCGTTTCGATTACGCATGTAGTCGGATTGGCCGTGCAGCGCGTTGCCAGCGCGCGTATTTCAAACCTCGCGAACGGCATCCCCCCTCGAACAGGCCGTCGCAGACGGAGGAATACACATGAAGACCCCCATCCTTGCCCTTGCAGCGACCGCTTCCCTGTTGACCGGTGCCCCCGCGCTGGCCGGCAGTGCCAACGCTGACGCCATGGTCGTGACCTATGCCGATCTCGACCTCAACACCACCGCCGGCCAGAAGACGCTCGAATCGCGCATCGATGCCGCGGCGAAGAAATACTGCTCGGTCGGCGTGCACACGACCGGCACCCGCATCACCGCCTCGAAGGCGAAAGGCTGCATTCGCGAAGTGAAACGCCTCGCCAAGCGGCAATTCGCCCAGGTGATGGACGAAACCCGCTTGGGTGGCTGACGCGACCCCAGCTACCCGGAGGCTGCAACCCTAACAGGTTCAGTCACGGAGCCCCGAGCCGGACGCAGTCCCCCGGCTCGGGGTTTTTATGTGGGGCGGGCGGATCGCTTTAGACGCTGGGCTAGGTGGCGGGGTTTCGAGTTTTTGTTTTTCGCACGCCCATCCGGGCGCGCGGTTTCCTCGCTCAAGGGGTCCTGCGGACCTAATCGCTGCGGGCGCGCAGTCGCGCTTGCGGTCGGCTGTGCAGGTGGCGCTTCGCGCCGTCTGCGCCTTCGGCTTCGACTCCGCCGACCGTGCTCCGCCACACAGTAGTTAGCCTGTTCGAGCGAAAGTCCTTGGTTTGGTCGCGGAGCACCGGGCCGGCGGAGGCCAGGCAAGGGCGACCGCCCGCCCCGCAGGTGCCCGACCGAAGGGAGGACCAGCACCGAGGACGCACCCACGGATGCGGGTGCGAAAAGCAAAAAACAAGGGCGCTTCAGCGCCCGGCCATCGCCTTGACCTTGGGCAGATAGGTCCGCCCGATCCGCAGCGCTTCGCCGTCTTCCAGTTCGACCGACCACACGCCGAGGCCGTCGTGGCGCAGGCCGCGGATGCCGTCCTTGCGCAGGATCGTGGAGCGGTGGATGCGGATGAATTCAGCTGGGTCGAGCCGTTCTTCGAGGCCCGCGATGGTCTGCAGCAGCAGGTAGGTGCGATCGCCGACATAGAGGCGGACGTAATCGCGCTCGGCATCGATGCGCGAGACCTGGCTTGTCTCGATCCGGATCAATTCGCTGCGGTGCGGGACCCAGAGCTCCTGCAGCCACTCGCTTTCCTTCTCCGGACGAGCCTCGCCGCGCCGCGCAATGGCGCGCTCGATCGCGCGCTCGAGCCGGTCCTGCGCGACGGGCTTCAACACGTAATCGATTGCTTCGAGGTCGAAGGCCTCGACCGCGAAATGATCGTGCGCCGTCACGAAGATCACCGCCGGCGGAGCGTCCAGCCTGCCGAGCTTGCGCGCGACCGCGAGCCCGTCGAGGCCGGGCATCGTCATGTCGAGCAGGACAAGATCGGGCGTCAGCGCATCGACCAGCCGCAGCGCCGCTTCGCCGTCGCTGGCGGTGCCGACCACATTGAGCTTGGGCAGCTTGGCGCAGATCACCTGCATGCGCTCGACCGCGAGCGGTTCGTCATCGACGATCAGCGTGCGCAGCGATACATCCTTGTCATCGCTCATGATGCGGCCTTTCTCTCGAGCGGCAGACGCAATTCGGTGACATAGCCGTCTTCGACCGGGCCTGCCGTGATGGTGGCATCGCGCCCGAACCGCGCTTCGATGCGGTCCTTCACATTGGCCAGACCGATGCCGAAGCCGGGCTTGGTGCCTTTCGGAACGCCCGGGCCATCGTCGGCCACGCGGATCACCAGCCGGTCGAATTCCTCGTCCGCGCTGACGGTGATGGTGACCGGGCGATTGACCGGCGCAACGCCGTATTTGACGGCATTTTCCACCAACGGCTGCAGGATCATGCCGGGCACGCGGCAATTTTCCAGCGCCGGCGGCAGGATGAAGTCGATCTTCAACCGCTCGGGGAAGCGCAATTGCTCGATCTCGAGATAATGCCGCTGCAGTTCGAACTCGTCCGCCAGTTGCACGTCTGCGGTGGTGTCGTCGGCGAGGCTGTGGCGATAGAAACGCGACATCGCCTGGATCATTTCCTCGGCCCGTTCGGCCTTGCCGGTCATCACCAGCGAGGACAGCGAATTGAGCGTGTTGAACAGAAAGTGCGGATTGACCTGGTAGCGCAGGCTGCGGAGCTCGGCCGCCTTGGCCGCACTGCGGAAACGCTCGCCGCGCCGTTCGGCCGCGCGCGCCTGCGCCCCGGCCAGCATGGCGAGATAGAGCGCCGCCCAGGTCAGCAGCAGGTAATAGCGGCTCAGCGAAGCATCGACGAGCGGGAGCCAGCGGGCATAGCCCTCCTTCGCCTCTTCGAGCGTGAAGGTGTAGACCGGCGCATCCCGGTCTTCGGCGGCATCTTTGTCGCGGGTCACTTTCCAGTCGCGCGGCTGGGGAATTTCAACCAGCAGATTGCCCGCCTCGTCGCGGCGCAGGCTCACGCCGCGCTCTTCGGCGAATTTGTTGTACATCCGCTCCTGGATTTCGGCGAACATCAGCTGGTTGAACTGCGCGATCATCACCGCCCCGGGGAAGGCCACGATCAGCGCGATCACGATCTTGAGCCAGGTCTTGCTGGCATCGAACAGCCGCAGCACCAGCCAGATGACGAAGGTGACGGCCACGCCCACCAGGCAGACGGCGGTGCGGCGCAGCAGCAGGTCGGCGTCGAATTCCATGCCAACCAGGGCGCCGCGGGCCGTGATGAGCAGGAAATAGACCGCCCACAGGCCGACGATCGAACCGACGACATAGCGCAGCGGAAGGCGCACGGCGGACGGATGCGAAGAAGTTTCGTTTGCAATCATATTGTCAGCCTGCCTCTAGGCCCAAACGGCCTGTCGAGGCCAGCACCGTAGTCGACGCGATTCTGCCGCTGGTCGAGCGAGATGGCGCGCTCGACGGCCCTGCGCCGTTAGCCGTCGGCCAGCAGCTTTTCGTCGGCTATCCGCTGCTTCCACTT carries:
- a CDS encoding diacylglycerol kinase family protein, which gives rise to MTGFSNALLVINRRSGSHSEGVERDLLDGFAAAGIASSQVLDCSEATLDLRDYVTAEGFDLVAVHGGDGTMNSIVGQLRGWDGSILPLPGGTSNLLCKRWWSECDSAAIMAKLASGALVPRMPECIEGRDWIALAEVLAGPGARWAEVREDMRDGDILAAAAESIDAIDNSRNGPLVRITEPELGRASGYAGILLSLTEAGMQVRAYRIEGLDEFVRQGAAIIGRNFRDGPHDDLGTAREVLFQSTRDDGIELMIDGERFEGQPEERFSLAPLGVTLLGPRA
- a CDS encoding UrcA family protein; amino-acid sequence: MKTPILALAATASLLTGAPALAGSANADAMVVTYADLDLNTTAGQKTLESRIDAAAKKYCSVGVHTTGTRITASKAKGCIREVKRLAKRQFAQVMDETRLGG
- a CDS encoding LytR/AlgR family response regulator transcription factor; protein product: MSDDKDVSLRTLIVDDEPLAVERMQVICAKLPKLNVVGTASDGEAALRLVDALTPDLVLLDMTMPGLDGLAVARKLGRLDAPPAVIFVTAHDHFAVEAFDLEAIDYVLKPVAQDRLERAIERAIARRGEARPEKESEWLQELWVPHRSELIRIETSQVSRIDAERDYVRLYVGDRTYLLLQTIAGLEERLDPAEFIRIHRSTILRKDGIRGLRHDGLGVWSVELEDGEALRIGRTYLPKVKAMAGR
- a CDS encoding sensor histidine kinase — translated: MRLPLRYVVGSIVGLWAVYFLLITARGALVGMEFDADLLLRRTAVCLVGVAVTFVIWLVLRLFDASKTWLKIVIALIVAFPGAVMIAQFNQLMFAEIQERMYNKFAEERGVSLRRDEAGNLLVEIPQPRDWKVTRDKDAAEDRDAPVYTFTLEEAKEGYARWLPLVDASLSRYYLLLTWAALYLAMLAGAQARAAERRGERFRSAAKAAELRSLRYQVNPHFLFNTLNSLSSLVMTGKAERAEEMIQAMSRFYRHSLADDTTADVQLADEFELQRHYLEIEQLRFPERLKIDFILPPALENCRVPGMILQPLVENAVKYGVAPVNRPVTITVSADEEFDRLVIRVADDGPGVPKGTKPGFGIGLANVKDRIEARFGRDATITAGPVEDGYVTELRLPLERKAAS